The Cohnella abietis genome has a segment encoding these proteins:
- a CDS encoding ABC transporter permease: MLLPSVIVVLIYSYLPMVGLFIAFQKFNPAHLFSSPWVGFDNFKYVYYMPGSMQILWNTLTIALFKIVGMIVVPVTFALLLNEVGKSLFKKSFQTLIYLPNFLSWIIMGGVLIDILSPSDGIVNQALGLVGIKPIYFLGDPFWFPITMIVSDIWKGFGFGTVIYLAALTSIDPSLYESARVDGANRWKQTLFITLPGIMPIIILMSVLSLGNVLNAGFDQIFNLYSASVYETGDIIDTFVYRLGIEQTQYSPATAIGLFKSVVSFTLISISYYLASRFADYRIF, from the coding sequence ATGCTGCTTCCCTCGGTGATTGTTGTACTCATTTATAGTTATCTTCCCATGGTCGGACTCTTCATAGCCTTTCAGAAGTTCAATCCGGCACATTTATTTAGTTCGCCTTGGGTCGGTTTTGACAACTTCAAATACGTCTATTATATGCCCGGCTCGATGCAAATCTTATGGAATACGTTGACGATCGCATTATTCAAGATCGTAGGCATGATCGTCGTGCCGGTTACTTTCGCCCTGCTATTGAACGAAGTGGGGAAATCGCTATTTAAGAAATCGTTCCAGACACTCATTTATCTCCCCAATTTTCTATCTTGGATTATTATGGGGGGCGTGCTAATCGATATTCTATCGCCTTCGGATGGAATCGTTAATCAGGCGCTCGGTTTGGTCGGCATCAAGCCCATATACTTTCTAGGCGATCCTTTTTGGTTTCCTATCACGATGATTGTATCCGATATATGGAAAGGATTCGGATTCGGAACGGTCATCTACCTGGCCGCGCTGACCAGCATTGATCCATCGCTTTACGAATCGGCCCGCGTCGACGGGGCTAACCGATGGAAGCAAACGTTATTCATCACATTACCAGGAATTATGCCTATCATCATCCTAATGTCTGTGTTGAGTCTCGGAAACGTACTGAATGCGGGCTTTGACCAAATTTTCAATTTATACAGTGCTTCCGTGTATGAGACGGGCGACATCATCGACACGTTCGTGTACCGGCTCGGCATCGAACAGACCCAGTATTCTCCGGCTACGGCAATCGGATTGTTTAAATCAGTTGTCTCATTCACCTTAATCTCGATCTCTTACTATTTGGCTTCAAGGTTTGCGGACTATCGCATATTCTAA
- a CDS encoding carbohydrate ABC transporter permease has protein sequence MNRYDTFGRRLFVVGNYTFLALTAILCLLPFINLLATSLSGSTAVAAGDVKFLPIDFNWKSYEFVMKSEQFARALWVSVERVVLGVGVNMFLTILAAYSLSKERRNFKWRGMYAWFFFVTILFSGGLIPWYVVISKTGLIDSIWALILPGALPVFNVIVLLNFFRGLPKELEEAAFMDGASHWTVLWRIFTPLSKPALATLALFCIVNHWNSWFEGLILMNRTEHYPLQSYLQTIIINPENFISMARGEYSDLLNFVNARTSRAAQLFVGTLPILLVYPFLQKYFTSGLVLGSVKG, from the coding sequence ATGAATCGCTACGACACTTTCGGAAGAAGACTGTTTGTTGTAGGCAATTACACTTTTCTGGCGCTTACGGCGATACTCTGCCTACTGCCGTTCATTAATCTTCTGGCAACCTCGTTAAGCGGAAGCACCGCTGTCGCTGCCGGGGATGTGAAATTTTTGCCTATTGATTTTAATTGGAAATCTTACGAGTTCGTCATGAAGTCCGAACAGTTTGCTCGTGCTCTTTGGGTATCTGTGGAAAGGGTCGTGCTCGGTGTTGGCGTTAATATGTTCCTTACGATTCTTGCCGCCTATTCCTTGTCCAAAGAGAGAAGAAACTTCAAGTGGCGCGGCATGTACGCTTGGTTCTTTTTCGTGACGATCTTGTTCAGCGGGGGGTTGATCCCGTGGTATGTGGTCATCAGCAAAACCGGCTTGATCGATTCCATCTGGGCATTGATTTTGCCCGGTGCCCTGCCTGTGTTTAACGTCATCGTCCTGCTGAACTTTTTTCGAGGTTTGCCTAAAGAGCTGGAGGAAGCGGCTTTTATGGATGGTGCATCTCATTGGACGGTGCTTTGGCGAATTTTCACACCTCTATCGAAGCCGGCATTGGCCACGTTAGCCTTGTTCTGTATCGTCAACCATTGGAATTCCTGGTTTGAAGGCCTTATCTTAATGAACCGTACGGAACATTATCCGCTTCAAAGCTACTTGCAGACGATCATCATCAATCCTGAAAATTTTATCAGCATGGCCAGAGGAGAATACTCTGATTTGCTCAATTTCGTAAACGCCAGAACGTCCCGCGCAGCTCAGCTTTTCGTGGGCACACTGCCGATCCTTCTCGTGTATCCGTTCCTGCAAAAATACTTCACTTCGGGGCTTGTGCTTGGAAGTGTCAAGGGTTGA
- a CDS encoding GNAT family N-acetyltransferase, protein MRQIDYSNYFWQDEVIRLRAIQPEDWEGHYINRFDTPARRLLECAVELPPTITEAKAFAESFTDFSSNRLMFTIENINGENVGGINLNSIDERNGTFSIGIQIDRDHRGKGYGTRAVHILLKYAFFERRLNKFNDYVLEGNEASAAMLRKVGCIQEGVRRQVFYTNGQYLNSILFGLTKDEYVQLFNANSKK, encoded by the coding sequence ATGAGACAAATAGATTATAGTAATTATTTTTGGCAGGATGAAGTAATAAGGTTACGCGCAATACAACCGGAAGATTGGGAAGGGCATTATATTAATAGGTTTGATACTCCTGCACGGCGTCTTCTTGAATGTGCAGTTGAACTACCACCTACAATTACAGAGGCAAAAGCGTTCGCAGAAAGCTTCACCGATTTCTCTTCGAATCGTCTTATGTTTACAATTGAAAACATAAATGGTGAAAATGTTGGCGGAATTAACCTAAATAGTATCGACGAAAGAAACGGCACTTTCAGTATTGGTATTCAAATCGACAGAGACCACAGAGGCAAGGGATATGGTACAAGAGCTGTGCACATACTTTTGAAGTATGCTTTTTTTGAGCGTAGACTTAATAAGTTTAATGATTACGTGCTTGAAGGAAACGAAGCCTCTGCTGCGATGTTGAGAAAAGTCGGTTGTATTCAAGAGGGAGTTCGTCGCCAAGTTTTCTACACGAATGGTCAGTATTTAAACTCCATATTATTCGGCTTAACCAAGGACGAATATGTGCAGCTTTTTAATGCGAACTCCAAGAAATAA